One window of Eublepharis macularius isolate TG4126 chromosome 17, MPM_Emac_v1.0, whole genome shotgun sequence genomic DNA carries:
- the SLC2A1 gene encoding solute carrier family 2, facilitated glucose transporter member 1 isoform X2 — protein sequence MESGGKMTARLMLAVGGAVLGSLQFGYNTGVINAPQEVIERFYNLTWYDRYGEYISRSTLTTLWSLSVSIFSIGGMVGSFSVGLFVNRFGRRNSMLMSNSLAFLATVLMGFSKMASSFEMLILGRFIIGVYSGLTTGFVPMYVGEVSPTALRGALGTLHQLGIVVGILIAQIFGMDLIMGSESLWPLLLGFIFVPALAQCLLLPFAPESPRFLLINRNEENKAKSVLKKLRGTTDVSSDLQEMKEESRQMMREKKVTIPELFRSPMYRQPILIAIVLQLSQQLSGINAVFYYSTRIFAKAGVKQPVYATIGAGVVNTAFTVVSLFVVERAGRRTLHLVGLAGMAGCAVLMTIALALLDQMNWMSYISIIAILGFVAFFEIGPGPIPWFIVAELFSQGPRPSAFAVAGLSNWTSNFIVGMAFQYLEELCGPYVFIIFMVLLILFFVFTYFKVPETKGRTFDEIASGFRQGGAGQSENKTPDEFHSLGADSQV from the exons ATGACAGCGCGGTTGATGCTGGCAGTAGGAGGAGCGGTTCTGGGATCCTTGCAGTTCGGTTACAACACTGGCGTCATCAATGCCCCTCAGGAG GTGATTGAACGCTTTTACAATCTGACGTGGTATGACCGCTATGGGGAGTATATCAGCCGCAGCACCCTCACCACTCTGTGGTCCCTCTCTGTGTCCATATTCTCCATTGGAGGGATGGTTGGATCTTTCTCTGTTGGGCTGTTTGTTAACCGCTTTGGACG GCGGAACTCTATGTTGATGTCCAACAGCCTCGCCTTCCTTGCCACCGTGCTTATGGGTTTTTCCAAGATGGCCAGCTCTTTTGAAATGTTGATCCTTGGCCGCTTCATCATCGGGGTGTATTCTGGCCTCACCACAGGATTCGTGCCCATGTATGTGGGCGAGGTGTCGCCCACAGCCCTTCGAGGGGCTCTGGGGACCCTTCATCAGCTTGGCATCGTTGTGGGCATCCTTATAGCACAG ATCTTCGGCATGGATCTGATCATGGGGAGCGAGTCGCTATGGCCACTGTTGCTAGGCTTCATCTTTGTCCCCGCCTTGGCGCAATGTCTCCTGCTGCCCTTTGCCCCCGAGAGTCCTCGCTTCCTCCTCATCAATCGTAATGAGGAGAATAAAGCTAAGAGTG TTCTGAAGAAGCTCCGAGGGACAACCGATGTCAGCAGTGATCTccaggagatgaaggaggaaagCCGCCAAATGATGCGGGAGAAGAAAGTGACCATCCCGGAGCTGTTCCGCTCGCCCATGTACCGCCAGCCCATCCTCATTGCCATCGTCCTTCAACTCTCTCAGCAGCTCTCGGGGATTAACGCG GTCTTTTACTATTCTACGAGAATCTTTGCAAAAGCTGGGGTGAAGCAGCCGGTCTATGCTACCATAGGTGCTGGGGTCGTAAACACAGCCTTCACAGTTGTTTCG CTGTTTGTAGTGGAACGGGCTGGACGACGGACGCTCCATCTTGTTGGCCTGGCTGGGATGGCGGGCTGTGCAGTCCTCATGACAATTGCTTTGGCCCTCCTG GATCAAATGAACTGGATGTCCTACATCAGCATTATTGCCATCTTGGGCTTCGTGGCGTTTTTTGAGATTGGCCCGGGCCCCATTCCGTGGTTTATCGTGGCGGAATTGTTCAGCCAAGGCCCGCGCCCTTCTGCCTTTGCTGTGGCTGGCCTGTCGAACTGGACGTCAAACTTCATTGTAGGGATGGCCTTCCAATACCTCGAG GAACTCTGCGGCCCCTATGTCTTCATCATCTTTATGGTGCTGCTGATCCTGTTCTTCGTCTTCACCTACTTCAAGGTGCCCGAGACGAAGGGCCGAACCTTCGATGAGATAGCCTCCGGGTTCCGCCAGGGGGGAGCTGGGCAGTCTGAAAACAAAACGCCGGATGAGTTCCACAGCTTGGGAGCGGACTCCCAGGTCTAA
- the SLC2A1 gene encoding solute carrier family 2, facilitated glucose transporter member 1 isoform X1 — translation MESGGKQMTARLMLAVGGAVLGSLQFGYNTGVINAPQEVIERFYNLTWYDRYGEYISRSTLTTLWSLSVSIFSIGGMVGSFSVGLFVNRFGRRNSMLMSNSLAFLATVLMGFSKMASSFEMLILGRFIIGVYSGLTTGFVPMYVGEVSPTALRGALGTLHQLGIVVGILIAQIFGMDLIMGSESLWPLLLGFIFVPALAQCLLLPFAPESPRFLLINRNEENKAKSVLKKLRGTTDVSSDLQEMKEESRQMMREKKVTIPELFRSPMYRQPILIAIVLQLSQQLSGINAVFYYSTRIFAKAGVKQPVYATIGAGVVNTAFTVVSLFVVERAGRRTLHLVGLAGMAGCAVLMTIALALLDQMNWMSYISIIAILGFVAFFEIGPGPIPWFIVAELFSQGPRPSAFAVAGLSNWTSNFIVGMAFQYLEELCGPYVFIIFMVLLILFFVFTYFKVPETKGRTFDEIASGFRQGGAGQSENKTPDEFHSLGADSQV, via the exons CAGATGACAGCGCGGTTGATGCTGGCAGTAGGAGGAGCGGTTCTGGGATCCTTGCAGTTCGGTTACAACACTGGCGTCATCAATGCCCCTCAGGAG GTGATTGAACGCTTTTACAATCTGACGTGGTATGACCGCTATGGGGAGTATATCAGCCGCAGCACCCTCACCACTCTGTGGTCCCTCTCTGTGTCCATATTCTCCATTGGAGGGATGGTTGGATCTTTCTCTGTTGGGCTGTTTGTTAACCGCTTTGGACG GCGGAACTCTATGTTGATGTCCAACAGCCTCGCCTTCCTTGCCACCGTGCTTATGGGTTTTTCCAAGATGGCCAGCTCTTTTGAAATGTTGATCCTTGGCCGCTTCATCATCGGGGTGTATTCTGGCCTCACCACAGGATTCGTGCCCATGTATGTGGGCGAGGTGTCGCCCACAGCCCTTCGAGGGGCTCTGGGGACCCTTCATCAGCTTGGCATCGTTGTGGGCATCCTTATAGCACAG ATCTTCGGCATGGATCTGATCATGGGGAGCGAGTCGCTATGGCCACTGTTGCTAGGCTTCATCTTTGTCCCCGCCTTGGCGCAATGTCTCCTGCTGCCCTTTGCCCCCGAGAGTCCTCGCTTCCTCCTCATCAATCGTAATGAGGAGAATAAAGCTAAGAGTG TTCTGAAGAAGCTCCGAGGGACAACCGATGTCAGCAGTGATCTccaggagatgaaggaggaaagCCGCCAAATGATGCGGGAGAAGAAAGTGACCATCCCGGAGCTGTTCCGCTCGCCCATGTACCGCCAGCCCATCCTCATTGCCATCGTCCTTCAACTCTCTCAGCAGCTCTCGGGGATTAACGCG GTCTTTTACTATTCTACGAGAATCTTTGCAAAAGCTGGGGTGAAGCAGCCGGTCTATGCTACCATAGGTGCTGGGGTCGTAAACACAGCCTTCACAGTTGTTTCG CTGTTTGTAGTGGAACGGGCTGGACGACGGACGCTCCATCTTGTTGGCCTGGCTGGGATGGCGGGCTGTGCAGTCCTCATGACAATTGCTTTGGCCCTCCTG GATCAAATGAACTGGATGTCCTACATCAGCATTATTGCCATCTTGGGCTTCGTGGCGTTTTTTGAGATTGGCCCGGGCCCCATTCCGTGGTTTATCGTGGCGGAATTGTTCAGCCAAGGCCCGCGCCCTTCTGCCTTTGCTGTGGCTGGCCTGTCGAACTGGACGTCAAACTTCATTGTAGGGATGGCCTTCCAATACCTCGAG GAACTCTGCGGCCCCTATGTCTTCATCATCTTTATGGTGCTGCTGATCCTGTTCTTCGTCTTCACCTACTTCAAGGTGCCCGAGACGAAGGGCCGAACCTTCGATGAGATAGCCTCCGGGTTCCGCCAGGGGGGAGCTGGGCAGTCTGAAAACAAAACGCCGGATGAGTTCCACAGCTTGGGAGCGGACTCCCAGGTCTAA